From a region of the Rouxiella sp. S1S-2 genome:
- the aceK gene encoding bifunctional isocitrate dehydrogenase kinase/phosphatase produces MKTELLIAQTILQGFDAQYGRFLEVTSGAQRRFEQADWLAVQQAMKQRIHLYDQHVGLVVSQLRCITGPHFYDAAFVSRVKACYSDLLPDYPRGEIAESFFNSVYCRIFKHRDLTADKLFIFSEQHAGSGSQLHRPLARTLAHKDELSTLLHKLLMELPLRLAWDDIERDVDAIANALADAFEPTALADAQFEMATELFYRNKAAWLVGKIRLREQVHPFLLPIHQTPDSKLFVDSCLTQQDDASIVFGFARSYFMVYAPNPGALVEWLREILPAKTTAELYSAIGCQKHAKTECYREHLRYMALSEEPFIIAPGVKGMVMLVFTLAGSDRVFKVIKDHFTPPKQVTEQRVRECYQLVKEHDRVGRMADTQEFEHFILPKNRISPELMEELQREAANKIEDLGDSIAVRHLYIERRMTPLNIYLEHATCQQLHDVIEEYGNAIKQLAAANIFPGDMLFKNFGVTRHGRVVFYDYDEICYMTQINFRNLPPALYPEDELANGPWYSVAENDVFPEEFCYFLCSDKRLRPLFDVLHGDLFCPDYWRSLQQRILDGHIEDVYAYRRRQRFSHRIQQPLNA; encoded by the coding sequence ATGAAGACCGAACTGCTCATTGCCCAAACGATCCTGCAAGGATTTGATGCTCAGTATGGCCGTTTTTTGGAAGTCACTTCCGGCGCGCAACGCCGTTTTGAACAGGCCGACTGGTTGGCCGTACAGCAGGCAATGAAGCAGCGAATTCATCTTTATGACCAGCATGTTGGCTTAGTGGTCAGCCAACTAAGATGCATTACCGGCCCTCACTTTTATGACGCGGCCTTCGTTAGCCGCGTGAAAGCCTGCTACAGCGACCTGCTCCCCGACTATCCACGCGGCGAGATAGCCGAAAGCTTCTTTAACTCGGTCTATTGTCGCATCTTTAAACATCGTGATTTAACGGCGGACAAACTGTTTATCTTCAGTGAACAGCATGCTGGAAGCGGCAGCCAGCTGCATCGTCCACTGGCCCGAACTCTCGCACATAAGGACGAACTTTCTACCTTGCTGCACAAGCTGTTAATGGAACTGCCACTGCGGCTAGCTTGGGACGATATTGAAAGAGACGTTGATGCTATTGCTAATGCACTGGCCGACGCCTTTGAGCCAACTGCGCTCGCTGATGCGCAGTTTGAAATGGCTACCGAACTTTTTTATCGCAATAAAGCCGCGTGGCTGGTCGGAAAAATTCGCCTGCGTGAGCAGGTTCACCCGTTCCTGCTGCCGATACATCAAACGCCTGACAGCAAACTGTTTGTCGACAGCTGTTTGACCCAGCAGGATGATGCCAGCATCGTCTTTGGCTTTGCTCGATCTTATTTTATGGTTTATGCCCCTAATCCTGGTGCATTGGTTGAGTGGCTGCGCGAGATATTGCCCGCTAAAACAACCGCCGAGCTTTACAGTGCTATTGGCTGTCAAAAACATGCAAAAACAGAATGTTATCGCGAGCATTTGCGCTATATGGCGCTAAGTGAGGAGCCGTTCATTATTGCTCCAGGCGTGAAAGGCATGGTGATGCTGGTATTTACGCTAGCCGGAAGCGATCGAGTTTTTAAAGTCATTAAGGACCATTTTACTCCTCCCAAGCAGGTGACTGAGCAGCGGGTTCGTGAGTGCTATCAGTTGGTTAAAGAGCATGACCGTGTCGGAAGAATGGCTGACACACAGGAGTTTGAGCATTTCATCTTACCCAAGAACCGTATTAGCCCAGAGCTGATGGAAGAGTTACAGCGCGAAGCGGCCAATAAAATTGAAGACTTGGGGGACAGCATCGCCGTGCGGCATTTATACATTGAACGTCGCATGACGCCGCTGAATATTTATCTTGAGCACGCTACGTGCCAGCAACTACACGACGTCATTGAAGAGTACGGTAATGCTATCAAGCAGTTAGCAGCGGCCAATATTTTTCCTGGCGATATGCTGTTTAAGAACTTTGGGGTTACCCGCCACGGCCGCGTCGTGTTTTACGATTACGACGAGATTTGCTATATGACCCAGATTAATTTCCGAAATCTGCCGCCCGCGCTTTATCCAGAAGACGAATTGGCCAACGGACCTTGGTACAGCGTGGCTGAGAATGACGTTTTTCCCGAGGAATTTTGTTATTTTCTGTGCAGTGATAAACGTCTTCGCCCACTGTTTGACGTGCTGCACGGCGACCTGTTTTGCCCCGATTACTGGCGTAGCCTGCAGCAACGCATTCTGGATGGACATATTGAAGACGTTTACGCCTATCGCCGCAGACAGCGCTTTAGCCACAGGATTCAGCAGCCGCTAAACGCCTGA
- the aceA gene encoding isocitrate lyase yields MKTTRTQQIQQLEEMWSQPRWKGIVRPYTAAEVISLRGSVNPECTLAQHGAQRLWNLLHGAARKGYVNCLGALTGGQALQQAKAGIEAIYLSGWQVAADANTASSMYPDQSLYPVNSVPEVVARINNTFRRADQIQWSNNIEPGQSGYTDYFLPIVADAEAGFGGVLNSFELMKSMIEAGAAAVHFEDQLAAVKKCGHMGGKVLVPTQEAVQKLVSARLAADVLGVPTLVVARTDADAADLLTSDCDPYDSQFITGERTHEGFYRTHAGIEQAISRGLAYAAYADIVWCETSTPDLALAKRFADAIHQQFPGKLLAYNCSPSFNWKKNLDDKTIASFQDQLATMGYQYQFITLAGIHSMWFNMFDLAHAYAQGEGMKHYVEKVQQPEFDAVAHGYTFASHQQEVGTGYFDKVTTIIQGGRSSVTALTGSTEEQQFS; encoded by the coding sequence ATGAAAACAACTCGTACCCAACAAATCCAGCAACTTGAAGAGATGTGGTCGCAGCCCCGCTGGAAAGGCATTGTTCGTCCTTATACTGCCGCAGAGGTTATCAGTCTGCGTGGTTCGGTTAACCCCGAGTGCACGTTGGCGCAACATGGAGCGCAGCGTTTATGGAATCTCCTGCACGGCGCAGCGCGCAAAGGCTATGTGAATTGTCTTGGTGCGTTGACTGGTGGACAGGCTTTACAGCAGGCCAAAGCGGGCATCGAAGCTATCTATCTTTCGGGCTGGCAGGTTGCCGCCGACGCGAATACTGCATCGAGCATGTACCCCGATCAGTCGCTTTACCCGGTAAACTCAGTGCCCGAGGTGGTGGCGCGTATTAATAATACGTTCCGCCGTGCTGACCAAATCCAATGGTCCAATAACATTGAGCCGGGCCAGTCAGGCTACACTGACTATTTTCTGCCGATCGTTGCCGATGCGGAGGCCGGTTTTGGCGGGGTGCTTAACTCATTTGAACTGATGAAATCGATGATTGAGGCCGGAGCCGCGGCGGTGCACTTTGAAGATCAACTGGCCGCGGTGAAAAAGTGCGGACACATGGGCGGCAAGGTGTTGGTTCCGACGCAGGAAGCGGTACAGAAGCTGGTATCAGCACGTTTGGCGGCGGACGTTCTTGGAGTTCCAACGTTAGTTGTCGCGCGAACCGATGCCGATGCCGCCGACCTGCTGACGTCCGACTGCGACCCTTATGACAGCCAGTTTATTACCGGCGAACGCACTCATGAAGGCTTTTACCGCACGCATGCCGGTATAGAGCAGGCGATTTCCCGAGGCCTGGCCTATGCAGCCTATGCCGATATTGTCTGGTGTGAAACGTCTACGCCGGACCTTGCTTTGGCTAAACGCTTTGCCGACGCCATTCATCAGCAATTCCCAGGTAAATTACTGGCCTATAACTGCTCTCCTTCGTTTAACTGGAAGAAGAATCTGGACGATAAGACCATCGCCAGTTTCCAGGATCAACTGGCGACAATGGGCTACCAGTACCAGTTTATTACTTTGGCGGGTATCCACAGCATGTGGTTCAACATGTTCGATCTGGCGCATGCCTATGCACAGGGTGAAGGCATGAAACACTACGTCGAAAAAGTGCAGCAACCAGAGTTTGATGCTGTGGCGCATGGTTACACCTTTGCCTCACATCAACAGGAAGTCGGCACTGGTTATTTCGACAAAGTGACCACCATTATTCAGGGCGGTCGCTCGTCGGTAACCGCGCTGACTGGCTCAACCGAAGAGCAGCAGTTTTCCTGA